The following proteins are co-located in the Dermochelys coriacea isolate rDerCor1 chromosome 4, rDerCor1.pri.v4, whole genome shotgun sequence genome:
- the APELA gene encoding apelin receptor early endogenous ligand, with protein MRFQQLLYILFFLMMSLLLINGQRPANLALRRKLHRHNCSHRRCMPLHSRVPFP; from the exons ATGAGATTCCAACAGCTCCTTTACATCTTATTTTTTCTCATGATGAGTCTACTCCTTATCAATGGACAGAGGCCAG CTAATCTGGCCCTGCGCAGAAAGCTGCACAGACACAACTGCTCCCACAGGAGATGTATGCCTCTCCACTCCAGAGTGCCCTTCCCCTGA